Proteins co-encoded in one Streptomyces sp. NBC_00557 genomic window:
- a CDS encoding ScbR family autoregulator-binding transcription factor, translating to MALQERAIRTRRAILVAAAGVFAEVGYEAATISEILHRANVTKGALYFHFASKEELAQAVLAGQLASIPPPPPQELMLQQGIDEAFLLAHLLSEGDPLVQGSIRLTVEQGAPSDGLDRRVPMSGWIEHNIEILGKAKENGELLPHVDVAATARMFVGAFTGVQMLSKIMSNHADLPERVSDLQRHLVASIAVPAVLMQLDTAADRGARVYAEALRLREAAEKVPAAG from the coding sequence GTGGCGTTGCAGGAACGGGCCATCAGGACGAGGCGGGCCATCCTCGTAGCTGCTGCTGGAGTCTTCGCCGAGGTGGGCTACGAGGCGGCGACGATCTCGGAGATCCTCCACCGGGCCAACGTCACCAAGGGGGCGCTGTACTTCCACTTCGCCTCCAAGGAGGAGCTGGCGCAGGCGGTGCTGGCCGGCCAGCTGGCGTCGATCCCGCCCCCGCCGCCGCAGGAACTGATGCTCCAGCAGGGCATCGACGAAGCCTTCCTGCTCGCCCATCTGCTGTCGGAGGGGGATCCGTTGGTGCAGGGCAGCATCCGCCTGACGGTCGAGCAGGGGGCCCCGAGCGACGGCCTGGACCGAAGGGTGCCGATGAGCGGGTGGATCGAGCACAACATCGAGATCCTCGGCAAGGCGAAGGAGAACGGCGAGCTGCTGCCGCACGTGGATGTCGCGGCGACGGCACGGATGTTCGTCGGGGCGTTCACCGGCGTGCAGATGCTGTCCAAGATCATGTCGAATCATGCCGACCTGCCGGAGCGGGTGTCGGACCTTCAGCGTCACCTGGTGGCGAGCATCGCGGTCCCCGCGGTGCTCATGCAGCTCGACACGGCCGCCGACCGGGGTGCCCGGGTGTACGCGGAGGCACTGCGGCTGCGTGAGGCCGCCGAGAAGGTCCCGGCCGCCGGCTGA
- a CDS encoding SRPBCC family protein — translation MSSQRVHAAQHTVPVAAPAGVVYGLLVDAPRWPVLLAPYIHVERVDFDGTEEDLRLWHLLGGQVSSALARRVLRPQERRIEFERRDALLPGAPTSGTWSVAPDGDGRCLLTLRHERPAGPHETPGTLETDVRAELEELRRAAERWDRLDELLLSFEDSVYVSGSAELVYDFLYRIEDWADLVPDVDRAQVTEDRPGVQTTVLHTCAPETGETILSEAVRLCFPAAGRIVHKETVTPDPVAAHYGEWYLEPDETGVRVVSAHHVMLRESAVEAVLGGGALLVDARRYVREWLGRSSTEALSLARWHAESAVRRLR, via the coding sequence ATGTCGTCGCAGCGAGTGCACGCCGCCCAGCACACGGTCCCGGTCGCGGCGCCCGCGGGCGTCGTCTACGGCCTGCTCGTCGACGCCCCCCGCTGGCCCGTTCTGCTGGCCCCCTACATTCACGTCGAACGCGTCGACTTCGACGGCACCGAGGAGGACCTGCGGCTGTGGCACCTGCTCGGCGGCCAGGTGTCCTCCGCCCTCGCCCGCCGCGTGCTGCGGCCACAGGAGCGCCGTATCGAGTTCGAACGGCGCGATGCCCTGCTGCCCGGAGCGCCGACGTCCGGTACCTGGAGCGTGGCGCCCGACGGCGACGGCAGGTGCCTGCTGACCCTGCGCCATGAGCGCCCCGCCGGGCCCCACGAGACGCCCGGCACCCTGGAGACGGACGTGCGGGCCGAGCTGGAGGAGCTGCGCCGGGCGGCCGAGCGCTGGGACCGGCTGGACGAACTGCTGCTGTCCTTCGAGGACAGCGTGTACGTCTCCGGCTCCGCCGAACTCGTCTACGACTTCCTCTACCGCATCGAGGACTGGGCCGACCTGGTTCCGGACGTCGACCGGGCCCAGGTCACCGAGGACCGACCGGGTGTGCAGACGACGGTCCTGCACACCTGCGCCCCGGAGACCGGGGAGACGATCCTCTCCGAGGCCGTACGGCTGTGCTTCCCGGCCGCCGGACGGATCGTGCACAAGGAGACCGTGACACCCGACCCCGTCGCCGCGCACTACGGGGAGTGGTACCTGGAGCCCGACGAGACCGGAGTGCGGGTCGTCTCCGCCCACCACGTGATGCTCCGGGAGAGCGCGGTGGAGGCCGTCCTGGGCGGCGGCGCCCTCCTCGTGGACGCCCGCCGGTATGTGCGCGAGTGGCTGGGCCGCTCCAGCACCGAGGCGCTGAGCCTGGCGCGGTGGCACGCCGAGAGCGCCGTACGCCGACTGCGATGA
- a CDS encoding ScbR family autoregulator-binding transcription factor, with amino-acid sequence MVKQVRAARTRQSLIRAAAEVFAADGYALASLPAISRRAGVSAGALHFHFASKDALATEVESAAADSVEKLAERCRDAAGTSLQSLMSVMSGLLLAVADDPVVRAGFKLSGDPSRKGRAAMLGWWHDCVRDLVLQAQRAGELADGVSPDDATTTIVAATVGMELVSAADDDWLSADRMAQFWSFIMPRLAAVPERVLVSVSDETRTQGSLQ; translated from the coding sequence ATGGTCAAGCAGGTGCGGGCGGCACGGACGCGCCAGTCCCTGATCCGTGCGGCGGCCGAGGTGTTCGCCGCCGACGGGTACGCCCTCGCTTCCCTTCCGGCGATCAGCAGGCGCGCAGGGGTCAGCGCCGGCGCTCTCCACTTCCACTTCGCCAGCAAGGACGCCCTGGCCACCGAGGTGGAGTCGGCGGCCGCGGACTCGGTCGAGAAGCTGGCCGAGCGCTGCCGTGACGCGGCAGGGACGTCCTTGCAGTCGCTCATGTCCGTGATGTCCGGCCTGTTGCTGGCCGTCGCCGACGACCCGGTGGTCAGGGCCGGCTTCAAACTCAGCGGTGACCCCTCCCGGAAGGGCCGTGCGGCCATGCTGGGCTGGTGGCACGACTGTGTGCGCGACCTGGTCCTGCAAGCGCAGCGCGCGGGCGAACTGGCGGACGGGGTCTCGCCGGATGACGCGACGACCACCATCGTGGCGGCGACCGTCGGCATGGAGCTGGTCTCGGCGGCGGACGACGACTGGCTCTCGGCCGACCGCATGGCGCAGTTCTGGTCCTTCATCATGCCGCGGTTGGCGGCTGTTCCCGAGCGTGTGCTCGTGTCAGTGTCGGACGAGACGCGGACACAGGGGTCTCTCCAGTAA
- a CDS encoding condensation domain-containing protein, whose amino-acid sequence MVHEPLGTRTSSPLVFELCGLARAEAEAIAARVAERHPAYDVELDGALDAGRPGRHLLRLTPRGPATPGLPLSDDLLADLLAPLAAGTITMTGHQRELLTAAVDAEGGPGRYVEQIFWDWAGPLDLTRFISAWQSVAEREAVLRASFDWSGAARLVLHERAVVEVVRHVHAAVGWSELLRQDRARGFELYRPGLLRVSLLDGPPDTTGAGRSPTRVLVTYHRALLDERGARLLLRQFYRSYLAGGMLPGGDRRPDIRDHSEWLARQDPAGAREFWAAAAPPAGAAVSPGRPGGPPRHAEGPGRIQRRLRPPQTSRLRSWAAGRGAGESSALHVVWALLLYRAAGADGPLPVAFGVHLSGRDMSLRAAADIPGLLGNPLPMTVTVDPAAPLVDLLLQVRDAALDLDPYAWVCADRIQEWSGRAPGPGLTETTVRFDNPPELPENLRAELAAQGIRVGVPRSAGGDTTLPVTLVAHYDAEGALVLTALYDRARFTDTDASGTLSQCLHLLRSLPEHPDETFTVADALRLLGSSEVPRMTPPGPGGSRLALAVLRAGEAQADVVCLVTVPGVTPGAYDTLVHEHAGPERIVLLSVTGRAVSPGTLQEMLGPGRQLILCGAGPAGRVALEIARRTAEQTGETPAVVMTGVGGAAESAQALSRALRAVRARST is encoded by the coding sequence GTGGTGCATGAACCGCTCGGCACCCGGACCTCGTCACCACTCGTCTTCGAGCTGTGCGGACTCGCCCGTGCGGAGGCCGAGGCGATCGCCGCCCGCGTCGCCGAGCGCCATCCGGCGTACGACGTGGAACTGGACGGCGCCCTGGACGCCGGGCGCCCCGGCCGGCATCTGCTGCGGCTCACGCCGCGCGGCCCGGCCACACCCGGCCTGCCGCTGAGCGACGATCTGCTGGCGGACCTGCTGGCACCGCTCGCCGCGGGCACGATCACCATGACCGGGCACCAGCGTGAGCTGCTCACCGCGGCGGTGGACGCCGAGGGCGGCCCCGGCCGGTACGTGGAGCAGATCTTCTGGGACTGGGCGGGCCCGTTGGACCTCACCCGGTTCATCTCCGCCTGGCAGTCCGTCGCCGAGCGGGAGGCGGTGCTGCGGGCGTCCTTCGACTGGTCGGGTGCCGCCCGCCTGGTGCTGCACGAGCGCGCGGTGGTGGAGGTCGTACGTCATGTCCACGCCGCCGTCGGCTGGAGCGAACTGCTGCGGCAGGACCGGGCCCGCGGGTTCGAGCTGTACCGGCCGGGCCTGCTGCGGGTGTCGCTGCTCGACGGGCCGCCGGACACGACCGGCGCCGGGCGGTCGCCCACCCGTGTGCTGGTGACCTATCACCGGGCTCTGCTCGACGAGCGCGGCGCACGCCTGCTCCTGCGGCAGTTCTACCGCTCCTATCTCGCCGGCGGGATGCTGCCCGGCGGTGACCGGCGGCCCGACATCCGCGACCACTCCGAGTGGCTGGCCCGCCAGGACCCGGCCGGGGCCCGGGAGTTCTGGGCGGCGGCCGCGCCGCCCGCGGGCGCCGCCGTCAGCCCCGGCCGCCCCGGCGGACCGCCCCGGCACGCCGAGGGGCCCGGCCGGATCCAGCGCCGGCTCAGGCCGCCCCAGACCTCCCGGCTGCGCTCCTGGGCCGCGGGCAGGGGTGCGGGGGAGAGCAGCGCGCTGCACGTGGTGTGGGCGCTGCTGCTGTACCGGGCGGCCGGGGCCGACGGGCCGCTGCCGGTGGCCTTCGGCGTGCACCTGTCCGGGCGGGACATGTCGCTGCGGGCCGCGGCCGACATCCCCGGACTGCTGGGCAACCCGCTGCCGATGACGGTGACCGTGGACCCCGCGGCGCCGCTGGTGGACCTGCTGTTGCAGGTGCGGGACGCCGCGCTCGACCTCGACCCCTACGCCTGGGTCTGCGCCGACCGGATCCAGGAGTGGAGCGGGCGGGCCCCCGGCCCCGGCCTCACCGAGACGACCGTCCGCTTCGACAACCCCCCCGAACTGCCGGAGAACCTGCGCGCCGAACTGGCGGCGCAGGGCATCCGGGTGGGTGTGCCGCGCAGCGCGGGCGGCGACACGACCCTGCCGGTCACCCTCGTCGCGCACTACGACGCCGAGGGCGCCCTGGTGCTGACCGCTCTGTACGACAGGGCCAGGTTCACCGACACCGACGCCTCCGGCACCCTCTCGCAGTGCCTGCACCTGCTGCGCAGCCTGCCCGAGCACCCGGACGAGACGTTCACCGTCGCCGACGCGCTGCGACTGCTGGGCAGCTCCGAGGTGCCCCGTATGACACCACCGGGCCCGGGCGGCAGCCGGCTCGCGCTGGCGGTGCTGCGGGCCGGGGAGGCTCAGGCGGACGTGGTGTGCCTGGTCACCGTCCCCGGTGTCACGCCCGGCGCGTACGACACGCTCGTGCACGAGCACGCGGGGCCGGAGCGCATCGTGCTGCTCAGCGTGACGGGCCGGGCCGTGTCGCCCGGCACCCTCCAGGAAATGCTCGGTCCCGGGCGGCAATTGATCCTGTGCGGCGCCGGTCCGGCCGGCCGGGTCGCCCTTGAGATCGCCCGTCGCACGGCGGAGCAGACCGGCGAGACCCCGGCCGTGGTCATGACCGGGGTCGGCGGTGCCGCGGAGAGCGCGCAGGCACTGTCCCGGGCCCTGCGGGCGGTGCGGGCGCGCAGTACCTGA
- a CDS encoding acyl-CoA carboxylase subunit beta → MSMTMAAAEAEAGPADIRGRVGELHEIRARAVAGPSEKATEAQHAKGKLTARERIELLLDPGSFQEVEQLRRHRASGFGLEAKKPYTDGVITGWGTVEGRTVFVYAHDFRIFGGALGEAHATKIHKIMDMAIAAGAPLVSLNDGAGARIQEGVSALAGYGGIFQRNTKASGVIPQISVMLGPCAGGAAYSPALTDFVFMVRDTSQMFITGPDVVKAVTGEEITQNGLGGADVHAETSGVCHFAYDDEETCIAEVRYLLSLLPQNNRENPPRVVSADPADRRGEALLDLVPLDGNRPYDMTRVIEEIVDDGEYLEVHERWARNIICALARLDGHVVGIVANQPQTLAGVLDIEASEKAARFVQMCDAFNIPILTLLDVPGFLPGVDQEHGGIIRHGAKLLYAYCNATVPRISLILRKAYGGAYIVMDSQSIGADLTYAWPTNEIAVMGAEGAANVIFRRQIAEAPDPEAMRARMVKEYKAELMHPYYAAERGLVDDVIDPAETREVLIRSLAMLHHKHADLPSRKHGNPPQ, encoded by the coding sequence ATGTCGATGACGATGGCCGCCGCCGAGGCCGAGGCCGGTCCCGCCGACATCCGCGGGCGGGTCGGCGAGCTGCACGAGATCCGTGCGCGGGCCGTGGCCGGCCCCAGCGAGAAGGCGACCGAGGCGCAGCACGCCAAGGGCAAGCTGACGGCACGGGAACGGATCGAGCTGCTCCTGGACCCGGGGTCCTTCCAGGAGGTCGAGCAGTTGCGTCGGCACCGGGCGAGCGGGTTCGGGCTGGAGGCGAAGAAGCCGTACACCGACGGTGTCATCACCGGCTGGGGCACGGTCGAGGGCCGTACGGTCTTCGTCTACGCGCACGACTTCCGGATCTTCGGCGGCGCGCTGGGCGAGGCCCACGCCACCAAGATCCACAAGATCATGGACATGGCCATCGCGGCCGGCGCGCCGCTGGTGTCGCTCAACGACGGCGCGGGCGCCCGTATCCAGGAGGGCGTCTCGGCCCTCGCCGGCTACGGCGGCATCTTCCAGCGCAACACCAAGGCCTCCGGCGTCATCCCGCAGATCTCGGTGATGCTGGGCCCGTGCGCGGGCGGTGCGGCCTACAGCCCCGCCCTGACGGACTTCGTGTTCATGGTCCGTGACACCTCGCAGATGTTCATCACCGGCCCGGACGTGGTCAAGGCCGTCACCGGCGAGGAGATCACCCAGAACGGGCTCGGCGGCGCCGACGTCCACGCGGAGACCTCCGGCGTGTGCCACTTCGCCTACGACGACGAGGAGACCTGCATCGCCGAGGTGCGCTACCTCCTGTCGCTGCTCCCGCAGAACAACCGCGAGAACCCCCCGCGGGTGGTGTCCGCCGACCCCGCCGACCGGCGCGGTGAGGCTCTGCTCGACCTGGTGCCCCTCGACGGCAACCGGCCCTACGACATGACCCGGGTGATCGAGGAGATCGTCGACGACGGCGAGTACCTGGAGGTCCACGAGCGCTGGGCGCGGAACATCATCTGCGCACTCGCCCGGCTGGACGGGCACGTGGTCGGCATCGTCGCCAACCAGCCGCAGACGCTGGCCGGCGTGCTGGACATCGAGGCGAGTGAAAAGGCCGCGCGCTTCGTGCAGATGTGCGACGCCTTCAACATTCCGATCCTGACGCTGCTGGACGTGCCCGGGTTCCTTCCCGGTGTCGACCAGGAGCACGGCGGAATCATCCGCCACGGCGCGAAGCTGCTGTACGCCTACTGCAACGCGACCGTGCCGAGGATTTCGCTGATCCTGCGCAAGGCGTACGGAGGTGCCTACATCGTCATGGACTCCCAGTCGATCGGCGCCGACCTCACCTACGCCTGGCCCACCAACGAGATCGCCGTCATGGGCGCCGAGGGCGCCGCGAACGTCATCTTCCGCCGCCAGATCGCCGAGGCGCCGGACCCCGAGGCCATGCGGGCGCGGATGGTCAAGGAGTACAAGGCCGAGCTGATGCACCCGTACTACGCGGCCGAGCGCGGCCTCGTGGACGACGTCATCGACCCCGCCGAGACCCGCGAGGTCCTCATCCGGTCGCTGGCCATGCTGCACCACAAGCACGCCGACCTGCCCTCCCGCAAGCACGGCAACCCCCCGCAGTAG
- a CDS encoding AfsR/SARP family transcriptional regulator: MDIDVLGALDVRENGVSVAPTAPKPRQVLALLALHADRVVPVASLIEELWSGRPPRSARTTLQTYVLQLRELIAAALAHDTAEQSGDRGARRTAKDVLLTLPGGYLLSSGGGTSDVREFERLAGQGYRAMDAGDFAGASRTLAAALDLWSGSAFADVQTGVQLAMEAKRLDESRLCALDQRIEADLRLGRHREVLAELTVLTSRYRTHENLHAQFMLALHRSGRRGEALAVYQQLRTTLGRDLGLEPSPRLRRLQHSILMAAPETTPGPAAPAPAPRTTHRPYAGPLTPTH, translated from the coding sequence GTGGACATCGACGTACTGGGCGCACTGGACGTGAGGGAGAACGGGGTGTCCGTGGCCCCCACAGCGCCGAAGCCACGCCAGGTGCTGGCGCTGCTGGCGCTGCACGCGGACCGGGTGGTGCCGGTCGCCTCGCTCATCGAGGAACTGTGGTCGGGCCGGCCGCCGCGCAGCGCGCGCACCACCCTGCAGACCTACGTGCTGCAACTGCGCGAGCTCATCGCGGCGGCGCTCGCCCACGACACCGCGGAGCAATCCGGTGACCGTGGCGCACGCCGTACCGCCAAGGACGTGCTGCTCACCCTGCCGGGCGGATACCTGCTCTCCTCCGGCGGCGGCACCAGTGACGTCCGCGAGTTCGAACGGCTGGCGGGACAGGGCTACCGGGCCATGGACGCCGGTGACTTCGCGGGTGCCTCGCGCACGCTCGCCGCCGCCCTGGACCTGTGGTCGGGATCCGCCTTCGCGGACGTGCAGACCGGGGTCCAGCTCGCCATGGAGGCCAAGCGTCTCGACGAGAGCCGGCTGTGCGCACTCGACCAGCGCATCGAGGCGGACCTGCGGCTCGGCCGGCACCGCGAAGTACTCGCCGAGCTGACCGTGCTGACGAGCCGTTACCGCACCCACGAGAACCTGCACGCCCAGTTCATGCTCGCGCTCCACCGCTCCGGGCGCCGCGGCGAGGCCCTCGCCGTCTACCAGCAGCTGCGCACCACGCTCGGCCGCGACCTGGGCCTGGAACCGTCACCGCGGCTGCGCCGGCTGCAGCACTCGATCCTGATGGCCGCGCCCGAGACCACGCCGGGCCCGGCGGCGCCCGCCCCGGCTCCCCGGACCACGCACCGCCCGTACGCCGGACCCCTGACACCGACCCACTGA
- a CDS encoding cytochrome P450 family protein, whose translation MTGRDLAGEAAMLRAQGPAVQVQLPGGVIAWAVVGQRYVERLLTDSRVSKDARLHWPDFIEGRITEEWPLYPWVANENMLFAYGESHARLRRLVAGAFTARRTEAMRPRVAEITAELVDGLAALPADTPVDLRTAFAEILPMRVICELFGVPQGGPTDALCVALHKVFSTTLPGQEIEAARIQAFMLLSQLVQDKRAEPGDDLTSSLIAARDQDDRLSEAELLGTLFLMIAGGQDTTAALITNAVGALLSHPDQLEHVRAGRAGWQDVSAETMRVHTPGAYSPMRFAVEDIDLDGVLIRKGDPILVNFAAGGLDPERYGPDADRFDVLRPERDTLGFGHGAHRCMGAPLAEVEATGAFAALFERFPRMRLACAPQELEPMSSFLMNSYRALPVLLDPQD comes from the coding sequence GTGACCGGGCGTGACCTGGCGGGGGAAGCCGCCATGCTGCGGGCGCAGGGACCCGCCGTCCAGGTCCAGCTGCCCGGCGGTGTGATCGCCTGGGCCGTGGTCGGACAGCGGTACGTGGAGCGGCTGCTGACCGACTCTCGCGTCTCCAAGGACGCCCGTCTGCACTGGCCCGACTTCATCGAGGGCCGTATCACCGAGGAGTGGCCGCTGTACCCGTGGGTGGCGAACGAGAACATGCTGTTCGCCTACGGGGAGAGTCATGCGCGGCTGCGCCGGCTGGTCGCCGGGGCCTTCACCGCGCGCCGCACCGAGGCCATGCGCCCCCGGGTCGCCGAGATCACGGCCGAACTCGTCGACGGCCTGGCCGCCCTCCCGGCCGACACCCCGGTCGATCTGCGGACGGCCTTCGCCGAGATACTGCCCATGCGGGTGATCTGCGAGCTGTTCGGAGTCCCGCAGGGAGGACCGACGGACGCCCTGTGCGTCGCTCTGCACAAGGTCTTCAGCACCACCCTGCCCGGACAGGAGATAGAGGCCGCGCGCATACAGGCCTTCATGCTGCTGTCGCAGCTGGTGCAGGACAAGCGGGCCGAGCCCGGGGACGACCTGACCAGTTCGCTCATCGCGGCCCGGGACCAGGACGACCGCCTGAGCGAGGCGGAACTGCTCGGCACGCTCTTCCTGATGATCGCCGGTGGACAGGACACCACCGCAGCGCTGATCACCAACGCCGTGGGCGCGCTGCTGAGCCACCCGGACCAGCTGGAGCACGTGCGTGCCGGCCGGGCCGGCTGGCAGGACGTGTCGGCCGAGACGATGCGGGTGCACACTCCCGGCGCCTACTCGCCGATGCGGTTCGCGGTGGAGGACATCGACCTGGACGGGGTCCTCATCCGCAAGGGCGACCCCATCCTGGTCAACTTCGCCGCGGGCGGCCTGGACCCCGAGCGCTACGGCCCGGACGCCGACCGGTTCGACGTGCTGCGCCCCGAGCGCGACACGCTCGGTTTCGGGCACGGCGCGCACCGCTGCATGGGCGCGCCGCTCGCCGAGGTGGAGGCGACCGGAGCCTTCGCGGCGCTCTTCGAGCGCTTTCCCCGGATGCGGCTCGCCTGCGCTCCGCAGGAGCTGGAGCCGATGTCCAGCTTCCTGATGAACTCCTACCGTGCCCTGCCGGTGCTGCTGGACCCGCAGGACTGA
- a CDS encoding AfsR/SARP family transcriptional regulator yields the protein MDIDVLGTLAVRHKGVSITPTAPKPRQVLALLALRAGQVVAVGALSEELWGSKPPRSSRATLQTYILQLRELITAALENGPGDDAGKRCQAKDVLLTVPGGYLLKGGDGTSDVREFERLAGSGYRAMDAEDYPQAARLLREALELWTGPALADVHTGPHLQTEVKRLEESRLCALDQRVEADLRLGRHRELLAELTVLVNRYPTHESLCGQYMLALYRSGRRGEALDAYQRLRATLVRTLGLEPSPALAKLQRSILMSGPDTLTARPTTGVSVAPVG from the coding sequence GTGGACATCGATGTACTCGGCACACTCGCCGTACGGCACAAAGGGGTGTCCATCACGCCTACGGCGCCCAAACCGCGCCAGGTGCTCGCCCTGCTGGCGCTGCGCGCCGGCCAGGTCGTCGCGGTGGGCGCCCTGTCCGAGGAGCTGTGGGGGAGCAAGCCCCCGCGCAGCTCCCGCGCCACCTTGCAGACCTACATTCTGCAGTTGCGCGAACTCATCACGGCCGCCCTGGAGAACGGCCCCGGGGACGACGCCGGAAAGCGCTGCCAGGCCAAGGACGTGCTGCTGACCGTGCCCGGTGGCTATCTGCTCAAGGGCGGCGACGGCACGAGCGACGTGCGGGAGTTCGAGCGGCTCGCCGGCTCCGGGTACCGGGCCATGGACGCCGAGGACTACCCCCAGGCCGCCCGTCTGCTGCGCGAGGCGCTCGAACTGTGGACCGGGCCCGCGCTCGCCGACGTCCACACGGGTCCTCATCTGCAGACCGAGGTCAAGCGGCTGGAGGAGAGCCGGCTGTGCGCGCTCGACCAGCGCGTCGAAGCGGACCTGCGGCTCGGCCGGCACCGTGAGCTGCTCGCCGAACTGACCGTGCTGGTCAACCGGTACCCCACCCACGAGAGCCTGTGCGGCCAGTACATGCTCGCGCTGTACCGCTCAGGGCGCCGCGGCGAGGCGCTCGACGCCTACCAGCGCCTGCGCGCCACCCTGGTGCGCACCCTCGGCCTCGAACCGTCCCCCGCGCTCGCCAAGCTGCAGCGCTCCATCCTGATGTCCGGCCCCGACACCCTCACGGCCCGCCCCACGACGGGCGTGTCCGTGGCCCCCGTCGGCTGA
- a CDS encoding phosphopantetheine-binding protein codes for MTSEPTAPFGARGDILAELTAVLAGVVHVDPDRVDPEQPFPVLGLDSLLTVEFVAAVSRHFGVRIAAAALYEHPTPALLARHVAAVRGGAEEAPAVQDPGASAAVLQSLRAQLARILHCDPWEIDGGAAFAELGIDSILAAEFAAAVNRAYGLTERPVTVHEHPSLAAMAAYVASRTRGTVTQAAPGAGSAVPARAERRQEPVTVAAKRPPLSQDEVVALLDAVRGERIGVDEAARLLADG; via the coding sequence ATGACCAGTGAGCCGACGGCACCTTTCGGTGCCCGCGGCGACATCCTCGCCGAGCTCACGGCCGTGCTGGCCGGCGTGGTCCACGTCGACCCCGACCGGGTCGACCCCGAACAGCCCTTCCCCGTGCTCGGCCTGGACTCCCTGCTCACCGTCGAGTTCGTCGCGGCGGTCAGCCGGCACTTCGGCGTCCGGATCGCCGCCGCGGCGCTCTACGAGCACCCCACGCCGGCCCTCCTCGCCCGCCATGTGGCAGCCGTCCGCGGCGGTGCCGAGGAGGCCCCCGCCGTCCAGGACCCCGGTGCCTCCGCCGCGGTGCTCCAGAGCCTGCGCGCGCAACTGGCGCGGATCCTGCACTGCGACCCCTGGGAGATCGACGGCGGTGCCGCCTTCGCCGAACTGGGCATCGACTCCATCCTGGCCGCCGAGTTCGCCGCCGCCGTCAACCGCGCCTACGGCCTGACCGAACGCCCCGTCACCGTCCACGAGCATCCGAGCCTCGCCGCCATGGCGGCCTACGTCGCCTCCCGCACCCGGGGCACGGTGACCCAGGCCGCGCCGGGCGCCGGCAGTGCCGTACCGGCCAGGGCGGAGCGGAGGCAGGAGCCGGTCACCGTCGCCGCGAAGCGGCCCCCGCTGTCCCAGGACGAGGTGGTCGCGCTGCTCGACGCCGTGCGAGGCGAGAGGATCGGCGTCGACGAGGCCGCCCGGCTCCTGGCGGATGGATGA
- a CDS encoding acyl-CoA carboxylase subunit epsilon, giving the protein MGDTDHGEPALRVERGTATEEELAALTVVLLALRGGPAEEDAQRRPINGSRWWRRPRAYQGSRSWQ; this is encoded by the coding sequence ATGGGCGACACGGACCACGGGGAACCGGCTCTGCGCGTCGAGCGCGGCACGGCGACCGAGGAAGAACTGGCCGCACTGACCGTCGTACTGCTCGCCCTGCGCGGCGGGCCGGCGGAGGAGGACGCACAGCGGCGGCCGATCAATGGTTCGCGCTGGTGGCGGCGGCCCCGAGCCTACCAGGGATCGCGCAGCTGGCAGTGA
- a CDS encoding 4'-phosphopantetheinyl transferase family protein, with protein MQERIEETGRAVVHTTWGQWLAPALLDPGLRTLLGRDWPRYRQHPAPAGRLSFAVSRVVVKHAAAAALQVPAGRLDLAYLPGGRPVLRGLGADLQVSLTHTDELIVVGVSRAGPVGVDAEPAGRRISFELLRGHVCTPGEAELLAALPEEERTDRFLRLWTLKEAYTKALGHGMRRRFSAVGFAWDASGAAGLTGDTAGEWAFATHLVQERFLVSEAHRLDAVPTSEGRLRAPLPVEPGRTPLREPPGPRVVGPPGARGPGRR; from the coding sequence GTGCAGGAGCGGATCGAGGAGACGGGCCGGGCGGTGGTGCACACCACGTGGGGCCAGTGGCTGGCACCCGCCCTGCTCGATCCCGGGCTGCGCACGCTGCTCGGCCGCGACTGGCCCCGCTACCGGCAGCACCCGGCCCCCGCCGGGCGGCTGAGCTTCGCCGTCTCCCGGGTGGTGGTCAAGCACGCCGCCGCCGCTGCCCTCCAGGTGCCTGCCGGGCGGCTCGACCTCGCCTATCTGCCGGGCGGGCGGCCCGTGCTGCGGGGACTCGGTGCGGACCTGCAGGTGAGCCTCACCCACACCGACGAGCTGATCGTGGTCGGCGTCAGCCGCGCGGGCCCGGTCGGCGTGGACGCCGAGCCGGCCGGGCGCCGGATCTCCTTCGAGCTGCTGCGGGGGCACGTGTGCACTCCTGGGGAGGCCGAACTGCTGGCGGCCCTGCCCGAGGAGGAGCGCACCGACCGGTTCCTGCGGCTGTGGACGCTGAAGGAGGCGTACACCAAGGCGCTGGGGCACGGCATGCGGCGCCGTTTCTCGGCGGTCGGCTTCGCATGGGACGCGTCGGGGGCCGCCGGGCTGACCGGGGACACGGCCGGGGAGTGGGCCTTCGCCACCCATCTCGTCCAGGAACGCTTCCTGGTGAGCGAGGCGCACCGCCTGGATGCCGTGCCGACGTCGGAGGGCAGGCTCCGGGCGCCCTTACCCGTCGAGCCGGGCAGGACCCCCCTGAGGGAGCCGCCGGGCCCCCGCGTCGTCGGTCCTCCGGGGGCGCGGGGCCCCGGACGGCGGTGA